In Rhodamnia argentea isolate NSW1041297 chromosome 4, ASM2092103v1, whole genome shotgun sequence, the following proteins share a genomic window:
- the LOC115731049 gene encoding glycosyltransferase family protein 64 C3, with protein MRNRVNWGSIFVFYCFCLLVKVDASSRHQLPHDPCDLSIQRRPELLRPDQMTVLINGYSESRIPLLLSIATSYSASPVVAAVLVLWGNLHTPPRLLSELSRNLSAASLGAAQISLVPQSSSSLNARFLPRPLTIETRAVLICDDDVEVDAKSLEFAFRVWGSNPDRIVGMFGRSHDMDLARKEWIYTVHPDRYSIVLTKFMLLKTQYLFSYSCGRGARMRRVVDEMGNCEDILMNFLVADEINTGPILVGAERVRDYGDARNDGGSGENRDEVRDAGLSRRGEHRKRRGHCIREFHKVLGRMPLRYSYGKMVNSVGEQGLCNKGGKLVFCDQFLGRR; from the coding sequence ATGCGGAATAGAGTGAACTGGGGCTCCATCTTTGTGTTCTACTGCTTCTGTTTGTTGGTAAAAGTTGATGCGTCATCTCGCCACCAGCTCCCCCATGATCCCTGCGACCTCAGCATCCAGCGGAGGCCGGAGTTGTTGAGACCGGACCAGATGACGGTCCTGATCAACGGTTACTCTGAGTCTCGCATTCCCCTCCTCCTGTCCATCGCCACCTCCTACTCCGCATCACCTGTCGTGGCAGCAGTGCTCGTCTTGTGGGGGAACCTGCATACTCCACCTCGGCTCCTCTCCGAGCTCTCCCGCAACCTGTCAGCCGCTTCTCTTGGTGCCGCTCAGATCTCTCTGGTCCCTCAATCCTCAAGCAGCCTCAATGCCAGGTTCCTTCCTCGGCCGCTCACGATCGAGACGCGGGCCGTGCTGATTTGTGATGATGACGTGGAGGTGGATGCCAAGTCTCTGGAGTTCGCGTTCAGGGTGTGGGGGTCGAACCCGGACCGTATAGTGGGGATGTTTGGGAGGTCCCACGACATGGACCTGGCCAGGAAGGAGTGGATCTACACGGTGCACCCAGATAGATACTCAATAGTCCTCACAAAGTTCATGCTGTTGAAGACCCAGTACCTGTTCAGCTACAGCTGTGGCAGGGGGGCGAGGATGAGGAGAGTGGTGGACGAGATGGGTAACTGCGAGGACATACTCATGAACTTCTTGGTGGCCGATGAGATCAACACGGGTCCCATCCTGGTTGGCGCTGAGAGGGTCAGGGATTACGGGGATGCAAGGAATGACGGAGGTAGTGGCGAGAATAGGGATGAGGTGAGAGATGCAGGGCTAAGCAGGAGGGGAGAGCACAGGAAGAGGCGAGGGCATTGCATAAGGGAGTTCCACAAGGTGTTGGGGAGGATGCCATTGAGATACTCCTATGGCAAGATGGTGAACTCGGTCGGAGAGCAAGGGCTTTGCAACAAAGGTGGCAAGCTTGTCTTCTGTGATCAATTCCTTGGTAGAAGATGA
- the LOC115731052 gene encoding uncharacterized protein LOC115731052 isoform X1 — protein sequence MAIVLSGTQLITVPTKHKIWPKSSPLPSRPAALFFLKPLLCTPVQHVQQDQADAGIGCEPCNGKGWLVCDFCNGQKTNVKAENKRIYRRCPTCRAIGFVLCSKCKVFKCVTFPNSDDGQELSL from the exons ATGGCGATCGTACTAAGTGGCACACAGCTCATCACTGTCCCTACGAAGCATAAAATTTGGCCAAAGTCATCGCCTTTACCTTCAAGACCAGCTGCTCTCTTCTTCTTGAAGCCATTACTCTGCACCCCAGTCCAGCACGTCCAACAAG ACCAGGCTGATGCAGGAATTGGTTGTGAACCTTGCAATGGCAAAGGATGGTTAGTTTGTGATTTCTGTAATGGTCAGAAGACCAACGTTAAAGCGGAAAACAAGCGGATTTATCGGCGATGTCCAACTTGCAGAGCG ATTGGATTCGTCTTGTGTTCAAAGTGCAAGGTGTTCAAATGTGTCACATTCCCAAATTCTGATGATGGCCAAGAGTTGTCTTTGTGA
- the LOC115731052 gene encoding uncharacterized protein LOC115731052 isoform X3, producing MAIVLSGTQLITVPTKHKIWPKSSPLPSRPAALFFLKPLLCTPVQHVQQEADAGIGCEPCNGKGWLVCDFCNGQKTNVKAENKRIYRRCPTCRAIGFVLCSKCKVFKCVTFPNSDDGQELSL from the exons ATGGCGATCGTACTAAGTGGCACACAGCTCATCACTGTCCCTACGAAGCATAAAATTTGGCCAAAGTCATCGCCTTTACCTTCAAGACCAGCTGCTCTCTTCTTCTTGAAGCCATTACTCTGCACCCCAGTCCAGCACGTCCAACAAG AGGCTGATGCAGGAATTGGTTGTGAACCTTGCAATGGCAAAGGATGGTTAGTTTGTGATTTCTGTAATGGTCAGAAGACCAACGTTAAAGCGGAAAACAAGCGGATTTATCGGCGATGTCCAACTTGCAGAGCG ATTGGATTCGTCTTGTGTTCAAAGTGCAAGGTGTTCAAATGTGTCACATTCCCAAATTCTGATGATGGCCAAGAGTTGTCTTTGTGA
- the LOC115731052 gene encoding uncharacterized protein LOC115731052 isoform X2: MAIVLSGTQLITVPTKHKIWPKSSPLPSRPAALFFLKPLLCTPVQHVQQGEADAGIGCEPCNGKGWLVCDFCNGQKTNVKAENKRIYRRCPTCRAIGFVLCSKCKVFKCVTFPNSDDGQELSL; this comes from the exons ATGGCGATCGTACTAAGTGGCACACAGCTCATCACTGTCCCTACGAAGCATAAAATTTGGCCAAAGTCATCGCCTTTACCTTCAAGACCAGCTGCTCTCTTCTTCTTGAAGCCATTACTCTGCACCCCAGTCCAGCACGTCCAACAAGGGG AGGCTGATGCAGGAATTGGTTGTGAACCTTGCAATGGCAAAGGATGGTTAGTTTGTGATTTCTGTAATGGTCAGAAGACCAACGTTAAAGCGGAAAACAAGCGGATTTATCGGCGATGTCCAACTTGCAGAGCG ATTGGATTCGTCTTGTGTTCAAAGTGCAAGGTGTTCAAATGTGTCACATTCCCAAATTCTGATGATGGCCAAGAGTTGTCTTTGTGA